In a single window of the Thermus amyloliquefaciens genome:
- a CDS encoding DNA repair protein RecN, which produces MLKRLEVRNLAVIREATLELGPGLNVLTGETGAGKSLLVDALALLLGARSEGLLGPFGDSLLVTAFLQGEGEERILSRRIGSRSTPRIDGEVVSLKELQEEAERWLSLHAQHTAMALLSPKRQRELLDALLPPSLLEGYGEAYRRHQALLQEKRALEEALRAKAEREDLLRFQLREIQEANPRPKEDEELEAEAQRLRHLEALRERSGKAYALLAEGGALDLLQAALRELRGGSRFDPALEALARDLEAALEGGRAVAQELEDYLESLEGDPGRLAQLEERLSLLERLKRKYGPTLEEVLRYGERAQEELKALEGGEERLLALERALKAASEALLEAGERLSQARLEAARRLEREMAGELSALGFPKARFQVELKPLPEPGPQGLEEVQFRFSANPHLPPAPLSAASGGELSRIALALALLTGAEAPTVVFDEVDAGIGGETAWKVAERLARLGQVRQVLVVTHLPQIAARATRHLRVAKEGEEVRVETLEGEKRIRELARLLSGQYTEAALAHARLLLEGSGQAAQGWVEAQE; this is translated from the coding sequence ATGCTAAAGCGCCTCGAGGTGCGCAACCTCGCCGTCATCCGCGAGGCCACCCTGGAGCTGGGCCCTGGGCTGAACGTCCTCACCGGGGAAACCGGGGCGGGGAAAAGCCTCCTGGTGGACGCCTTGGCCCTCCTCCTTGGGGCCAGGTCCGAAGGGCTCTTGGGGCCCTTTGGCGATAGCCTCCTGGTGACCGCCTTCCTCCAGGGTGAGGGGGAGGAGCGCATCCTTTCCCGCCGCATCGGGAGCCGCTCCACCCCGCGGATCGACGGGGAGGTGGTAAGCCTCAAGGAGCTCCAAGAGGAGGCGGAAAGGTGGCTTTCCCTTCACGCCCAGCACACCGCCATGGCCCTCCTCTCCCCCAAGCGGCAGCGGGAGCTTCTGGATGCCCTTCTGCCCCCAAGCCTCCTGGAGGGCTACGGGGAAGCCTACAGGCGACACCAGGCCCTCCTTCAGGAAAAAAGAGCCCTGGAGGAGGCCCTAAGGGCCAAGGCGGAGCGGGAGGACCTCCTCCGCTTCCAGCTTAGGGAGATCCAGGAGGCGAACCCCAGGCCCAAGGAGGATGAGGAGCTGGAGGCCGAGGCGCAAAGGCTTCGCCATCTGGAAGCCCTGAGGGAGCGCTCGGGCAAAGCCTACGCCCTCCTGGCGGAGGGGGGGGCCTTGGACCTCCTGCAGGCGGCCCTGCGGGAGCTGAGGGGGGGAAGCCGCTTTGACCCGGCCCTCGAGGCCCTGGCCCGGGACCTGGAGGCGGCGCTGGAGGGAGGCCGGGCCGTGGCCCAGGAGCTGGAGGACTACCTGGAAAGCCTGGAGGGAGACCCAGGCCGCCTGGCCCAGCTGGAGGAACGCCTTTCCCTCCTGGAGAGGCTCAAGCGCAAGTACGGGCCCACCTTGGAGGAGGTCCTGCGCTACGGGGAAAGGGCCCAGGAGGAGCTCAAGGCCCTGGAGGGAGGGGAAGAGCGGCTTTTGGCCCTGGAAAGGGCGTTGAAAGCGGCCTCGGAGGCCCTCTTGGAGGCGGGGGAGCGCCTTTCCCAAGCCCGCCTCGAGGCGGCACGCAGGCTGGAAAGGGAGATGGCGGGGGAGCTTTCCGCCTTGGGTTTTCCCAAGGCCCGCTTCCAGGTGGAACTGAAGCCCCTCCCCGAACCCGGACCCCAGGGCCTGGAAGAGGTCCAGTTCCGCTTCTCCGCCAACCCCCACCTCCCCCCCGCCCCCCTTTCCGCGGCCAGCGGGGGGGAGCTCTCCCGCATCGCCCTGGCCCTCGCCCTCCTCACCGGGGCCGAGGCCCCCACCGTGGTCTTTGACGAGGTGGACGCCGGCATAGGGGGGGAGACCGCCTGGAAGGTGGCGGAAAGGCTGGCCCGCCTGGGCCAGGTCCGGCAGGTGCTGGTGGTCACCCACCTGCCCCAGATCGCCGCCCGGGCGACAAGGCACCTGCGGGTGGCGAAGGAGGGAGAGGAGGTGCGGGTGGAGACCCTGGAGGGGGAGAAGCGGATCCGGGAACTGGCCCGCCTCCTCTCCGGCCAGTACACCGAGGCCGCCCTGGCCCACGCCCGCCTCCTTCTGGAAGGGAGCGGCCAGGCTGCCCAGGGCTGGGTGGAGGCCCAGGAATGA
- a CDS encoding MarC family protein gives MLELFLKSFLTLFVVVDPVGLVPVFLALAGDRPPRKQAQIARKAVLVAGGLMVSFFFFGRGLLEYLGISLEALRIAGGILLFRIATEMVFAHHERETEEEKDEARLRADISVFPLAIPLIAGPGALASVLILALEARKEPLGYAVVLSTVVLVLALAYVFLRLAVQVRRALGRTGVNVVTRVLGILLAALAVQYVADGVKALF, from the coding sequence GTGCTGGAGCTTTTCCTCAAGTCCTTCCTCACCCTCTTCGTGGTGGTGGACCCGGTGGGGCTGGTGCCGGTTTTCCTGGCCCTGGCCGGGGATCGTCCCCCCAGGAAGCAGGCCCAGATCGCCAGGAAGGCGGTGTTGGTGGCGGGGGGGTTGATGGTCTCCTTTTTCTTCTTCGGCCGGGGGCTTCTGGAGTACCTGGGGATCAGCCTCGAGGCCCTGCGCATCGCCGGGGGGATCCTCCTTTTCCGCATCGCCACCGAGATGGTGTTTGCCCACCATGAGCGGGAGACCGAGGAGGAGAAGGACGAGGCCCGCCTCCGGGCGGACATCTCCGTCTTTCCCCTGGCCATCCCTTTGATCGCGGGCCCTGGAGCCTTGGCCAGCGTCCTCATCCTGGCCCTGGAGGCCCGGAAGGAGCCCCTGGGCTACGCTGTGGTGCTTTCCACGGTGGTTCTCGTCCTGGCCCTGGCCTACGTGTTCCTTCGGCTTGCGGTCCAGGTGCGCCGAGCCCTGGGGCGCACGGGGGTGAACGTGGTGACCCGGGTCCTGGGGATCCTCCTGGCCGCCTTGGCGGTGCAGTACGTGGCCGACGGGGTTAAAGCCCTTTTTTAG
- the argR gene encoding arginine repressor translates to MRSKAERHRAIQEIVSREEIGTQKELVERLKQLGFEVTQATVSRDIAELRLARVSLGKGRHKYALPSVELPEDVYEELKRQFGLFVKDVDRGENILVVKTAEGHASGIALLMDRLKRDEIVGTLAGEDTILVVARSEEGAKALEQEFGELLVAGKARP, encoded by the coding sequence ATGCGGAGCAAAGCGGAGCGGCACCGCGCCATTCAGGAGATCGTGAGCCGGGAGGAGATCGGCACGCAGAAGGAGCTGGTGGAACGCCTGAAGCAACTGGGTTTTGAGGTGACCCAGGCCACGGTGAGCCGGGACATCGCCGAGCTGAGGCTGGCCCGGGTTTCCCTGGGCAAGGGGCGGCACAAGTACGCCCTCCCCTCCGTGGAGCTCCCCGAGGACGTGTATGAGGAGCTGAAGCGGCAGTTTGGCCTCTTTGTCAAGGATGTGGACCGGGGGGAGAATATCCTGGTGGTGAAGACCGCGGAGGGCCACGCCTCGGGGATCGCCCTGTTGATGGACCGCCTCAAGCGGGACGAGATCGTGGGTACCCTGGCGGGGGAGGATACCATCCTGGTGGTGGCCCGGAGCGAGGAGGGGGCCAAGGCCCTGGAGCAGGAGTTCGGGGAACTCCTCGTGGCGGGAAAGGCGCGCCCCTAG
- the coaBC gene encoding bifunctional phosphopantothenoylcysteine decarboxylase/phosphopantothenate--cysteine ligase CoaBC: MARVLVAVTGGVAAIKAPHLLRLLRAQGHEVRVLATPRALEFITPLSLAVAAGGEVATEEAWFRPDGRALHIELARWAEVVLVAPATADAMAKAALGLADDLLSATLLAGAKRVAWAPAMNEAMWLAPKTQEHARTLEALGHALFGPGYGPLAAVGEGEGWGRMLEPEELVERLEAFLTPKDLEGLRLLVSAGPTREYLDPVRFLSNPSSGRMGYAVAEAARDRGAEVVLVSGPTALPAPWGVERVEVESALEMRQAILERYPWAQAVVMAAAVADYRPAEVSREKEPKVAAEKVLRLLPNPDILKELGENKGDKVLVGFAMETKEGLERAREKLHRKNLDLIVLNWVNREGVGFGSAENEVVLLLRDGRVQELPRMKKRQVAHRILDWVKEFWRG; this comes from the coding sequence GTGGCCCGGGTCCTGGTGGCGGTGACGGGGGGGGTGGCGGCCATCAAGGCCCCCCACCTCCTCCGCCTCCTCAGGGCCCAGGGACACGAGGTGCGGGTCCTGGCCACCCCCAGGGCCCTGGAGTTCATCACCCCCCTTTCCCTGGCGGTAGCCGCCGGGGGGGAGGTGGCCACGGAGGAGGCCTGGTTCAGGCCCGATGGCCGGGCCTTGCACATAGAGCTCGCCCGCTGGGCCGAGGTGGTCCTGGTGGCTCCCGCCACCGCGGATGCCATGGCCAAGGCCGCCTTGGGCCTGGCGGACGATCTCCTCTCCGCCACCCTCTTGGCGGGGGCCAAGCGGGTGGCCTGGGCCCCGGCCATGAACGAGGCCATGTGGCTTGCCCCCAAGACCCAGGAGCATGCCCGGACCCTCGAGGCCCTGGGCCACGCCCTCTTTGGCCCCGGGTACGGCCCCTTGGCGGCGGTGGGGGAGGGGGAGGGGTGGGGAAGGATGCTGGAGCCGGAGGAGCTTGTGGAGAGGCTGGAGGCCTTCCTCACCCCCAAGGACCTGGAGGGCCTGAGGCTTCTGGTCTCCGCCGGCCCCACCCGGGAGTACCTGGACCCGGTGCGCTTCCTTTCCAACCCCTCCTCAGGCCGCATGGGCTACGCCGTGGCCGAGGCCGCCCGCGATCGGGGGGCGGAGGTGGTCCTGGTCTCCGGGCCCACCGCCTTGCCCGCCCCCTGGGGGGTGGAGAGGGTGGAGGTGGAAAGCGCCCTGGAGATGCGCCAGGCCATCCTGGAGCGCTACCCTTGGGCCCAGGCGGTGGTGATGGCGGCGGCGGTGGCCGATTACCGCCCGGCGGAGGTGAGCCGGGAGAAGGAGCCCAAGGTGGCGGCGGAGAAGGTCCTCCGCCTCCTTCCCAACCCCGACATCCTGAAGGAGCTGGGGGAGAACAAAGGGGACAAAGTCCTGGTGGGCTTTGCCATGGAAACCAAGGAGGGCTTGGAGCGGGCCAGGGAAAAACTCCACCGCAAGAACCTGGACCTCATCGTCCTCAACTGGGTGAACCGGGAGGGGGTGGGTTTCGGCAGCGCGGAGAACGAGGTGGTGCTCCTCCTCCGGGATGGCCGGGTACAGGAGCTTCCCCGTATGAAGAAGCGGCAGGTGGCCCACCGTATACTGGATTGGGTTAAAGAATTCTGGCGAGGCTAA
- the rpoZ gene encoding DNA-directed RNA polymerase subunit omega, giving the protein MAEPGIDKLFGMVDSKYRLTVVVAKRAEQLLRHRFKNTVLEPEERPKMRTLEGLFDDPNPVTWAMKELLTGRLVFGENLVPEDRLQREMERLYPVEEEA; this is encoded by the coding sequence ATGGCGGAACCCGGGATTGACAAGCTTTTTGGCATGGTGGATTCCAAGTACCGGCTCACCGTGGTGGTGGCCAAGCGGGCGGAGCAGCTTCTCCGCCACCGCTTCAAGAACACCGTCCTGGAGCCGGAGGAGAGGCCCAAGATGCGGACCCTCGAGGGCCTCTTTGACGACCCCAACCCCGTGACCTGGGCCATGAAGGAGCTCCTCACGGGGCGGCTGGTCTTCGGGGAGAACCTGGTGCCCGAGGACCGGCTGCAGCGGGAGATGGAGAGGCTTTACCCGGTGGAGGAGGAGGCGTAG
- the gmk gene encoding guanylate kinase: MRGRLFVMTGASGVGKGTVRAKVLERTRLFYSISMTTRPPRPGERDGVDYYFVDRGTFEALLREDGFLEHAEYVGHLYGTPRAPVERALARGEDVLLEIEVQGALQVRAKVPEAVLIFLLPPSLSELKRRLVYRGKDSPEKIEKRLKQAEWEIQNAHLFDYVVVNEVLEEAVADFLAILTAERLRTPRMGAALERALKRDKDLEAELDEILRRSYGGTRD, encoded by the coding sequence ATGAGGGGGCGGCTTTTCGTCATGACCGGGGCCAGCGGGGTGGGGAAGGGTACGGTGCGGGCCAAGGTGCTGGAACGCACCCGCCTCTTCTACTCCATCTCCATGACTACCCGCCCCCCACGCCCGGGGGAACGGGACGGGGTGGACTACTACTTCGTGGATAGGGGCACCTTTGAGGCCCTGTTGCGGGAGGATGGGTTTTTGGAGCATGCCGAGTACGTGGGCCACCTCTACGGAACCCCAAGGGCCCCGGTGGAACGGGCCTTGGCCCGGGGGGAGGACGTTCTTCTGGAGATCGAGGTGCAGGGGGCCCTGCAGGTGCGCGCCAAGGTCCCCGAGGCGGTCCTCATCTTCCTCCTGCCCCCTTCCCTTTCCGAGCTGAAGCGGCGCCTGGTCTACCGGGGCAAGGATAGCCCCGAGAAGATCGAGAAACGGCTCAAGCAGGCGGAGTGGGAGATCCAAAACGCCCACCTCTTTGATTACGTGGTGGTGAACGAGGTGCTGGAGGAGGCGGTGGCCGATTTCCTGGCCATCCTGACCGCGGAGAGGTTGCGCACCCCCAGGATGGGCGCCGCCTTGGAGAGGGCCCTTAAACGGGATAAGGACTTAGAAGCCGAGTTGGACGAGATTTTGCGGAGGAGTTATGGCGGAACCCGGGATTGA
- a CDS encoding glycoside hydrolase family 13 protein, with product MAWYEGAFFYQIFPDRYFRAGPPGKPAPSGPFEPWEAPPTLRGFKGGTLWGIAEKIPYLKDLGVEALYLNPIFASTANHRYHTTDYLQVDPVLGGNAALRHLLEVAHAHGMRVILDGVFNHTGRGFFAFQHLLENGEASPYRDWYHVKGFPLNPYGRNPNYEAWWGNPELPKLRVETPAVREYLLEVAEYWIRFGADGWRLDVPNEIPDPEFWRAFRRRVKGANPEAYLVGEIWEEADPWLQGDMFDATMNYPLSRAILGFVGGEALDQELAARSGLGRVEPLQALAFSHRLENLFSRYREEVVRSQMNLLTSHDTPRLLTLFKGKVERARLALSLLFLLPGNPTVYYGEEIGMEGGHDPENRGGMVWEEARWRREILEAVRRMARLRREHPLLRTAPYGRIYAADGHLAFTRGPYLVVVNASPEPFRQDFPLHGALPRGAQAVDLLSGSLCTPMGGRLCGPELPPFSVAVWTEV from the coding sequence GTGGCCTGGTACGAGGGCGCCTTCTTCTATCAGATCTTTCCCGACCGTTACTTCCGGGCAGGCCCCCCGGGCAAGCCCGCCCCCAGCGGTCCCTTTGAACCCTGGGAAGCCCCGCCCACCCTGCGGGGCTTCAAGGGGGGCACCCTCTGGGGGATCGCGGAGAAAATCCCCTACCTCAAGGACCTGGGGGTGGAGGCCCTCTACCTGAACCCCATCTTCGCCTCCACCGCCAACCACCGCTACCACACCACGGACTACCTCCAGGTGGACCCCGTCCTGGGGGGGAACGCCGCCTTGCGCCACCTGCTGGAGGTGGCCCACGCCCACGGCATGCGCGTCATCCTGGACGGGGTTTTCAACCACACGGGGAGGGGGTTTTTCGCCTTCCAGCACCTTTTGGAAAACGGGGAGGCGAGCCCCTATCGGGACTGGTACCACGTGAAGGGCTTCCCCCTAAACCCCTACGGGCGGAACCCCAACTACGAGGCCTGGTGGGGCAACCCCGAGCTCCCCAAGCTCCGGGTGGAGACCCCGGCGGTGCGGGAGTACCTCCTGGAGGTGGCGGAGTACTGGATCCGCTTTGGGGCCGACGGCTGGCGGCTGGATGTACCCAACGAGATCCCGGACCCCGAGTTCTGGCGGGCCTTCCGCCGCCGGGTGAAAGGGGCCAACCCCGAGGCCTACCTCGTGGGGGAGATCTGGGAAGAGGCCGACCCCTGGCTCCAGGGGGATATGTTTGACGCCACCATGAACTACCCCCTCTCCCGGGCCATCCTGGGCTTCGTGGGAGGGGAGGCCCTGGACCAGGAGCTGGCCGCCCGGTCGGGCCTGGGGCGGGTGGAGCCCCTCCAGGCCTTGGCCTTCAGCCACCGTCTGGAAAACCTCTTCAGCCGCTACCGGGAGGAGGTGGTGCGCTCCCAGATGAACCTCCTCACCTCCCACGACACCCCCCGCCTCCTCACCCTCTTTAAGGGGAAGGTGGAGCGGGCCAGGCTCGCCCTCTCCCTCCTCTTCCTCTTGCCCGGTAACCCCACGGTCTACTACGGGGAGGAGATCGGCATGGAGGGCGGCCACGACCCGGAAAACCGCGGGGGAATGGTGTGGGAGGAGGCCCGCTGGAGGCGGGAGATCCTCGAGGCGGTCCGCCGCATGGCCCGCCTGCGCCGCGAGCACCCCCTCCTCCGCACCGCCCCCTACGGACGGATCTACGCCGCGGACGGCCACCTGGCCTTCACCCGCGGCCCCTACCTGGTGGTGGTGAACGCCAGCCCCGAGCCCTTTCGGCAGGACTTTCCCCTGCATGGGGCCCTACCCCGGGGGGCCCAGGCGGTGGACCTGCTCTCCGGTAGCCTCTGCACCCCCATGGGGGGCAGGCTTTGCGGCCCCGAGCTTCCGCCCTTTTCCGTGGCGGTCTGGACCGAGGTCTAA
- a CDS encoding methylated-DNA--[protein]-cysteine S-methyltransferase, protein MLLSTPLGPLWLAVSPVGVACLEPALFPRGKEAQGPLAERVRESLAAYFAGKRPDFLDIPLDYSGLSPERIRLYERVRRIPYGKTTSYGALARELGLSPRAVGAGLRASPFFLLVPAHRVIHQDGRLGGFAGQEGLKLWLLRFEGAL, encoded by the coding sequence GTGCTCCTTTCCACCCCCCTAGGCCCCCTTTGGCTGGCGGTTTCCCCCGTGGGGGTGGCGTGCCTAGAGCCCGCCCTTTTTCCCCGGGGCAAGGAGGCGCAAGGTCCCTTGGCCGAAAGGGTGCGGGAAAGCCTCGCCGCCTACTTCGCCGGAAAACGCCCGGACTTTTTGGACATCCCCCTAGACTATAGCGGGCTTTCCCCGGAGCGCATCCGCCTTTACGAGAGGGTACGCCGCATCCCCTACGGCAAGACCACGAGCTACGGGGCCCTCGCCCGGGAACTGGGGCTTTCCCCCCGGGCGGTGGGGGCGGGGCTTCGGGCCTCTCCCTTCTTCCTCCTGGTGCCCGCCCACCGGGTCATCCACCAGGATGGCCGGCTTGGGGGCTTCGCCGGGCAGGAGGGGCTAAAGCTTTGGCTCCTCCGCTTTGAAGGGGCCCTTTAG
- a CDS encoding SpoIID/LytB domain-containing protein translates to MRYGLKGLLLFCLLFPLWLLPSRGQGGDLLLRVLLKEVPEGQEVSLLLPEGQGTVRARGEAQGVWVEGKVQPFWEFPGPYFRLEGRPYRGGVRLLAQGGKLLVINLVLLEDYLLGVLPGEMPEGFPLEALKAQAVLARTFAVNRLNPKAPYDLCASELCQVYLGFAAEKPKHAQAVAATRGQVLSYGGKAISALYHADSGGMTAGSEEVFQKALPYLRPRPDPYAKGPKSAWRVSVSKEAAEQALRALGYTPKGEEAPQVLERSPSGRAWRVRLMGVEVWGPEAQRLLRLMGLPSALAEFQGFEAVGRGAGHGVGLSQWGAKGMAEAGFDHREILGHYFPGTFLSELLLAGVP, encoded by the coding sequence ATGCGGTACGGGTTAAAGGGCCTCCTTCTCTTCTGCCTCCTTTTTCCCTTGTGGCTCCTGCCTTCCCGCGGCCAAGGGGGGGACCTGCTCCTCAGGGTGCTCCTGAAGGAGGTGCCGGAGGGGCAGGAGGTCTCCCTCCTCCTGCCGGAGGGCCAGGGAACGGTGCGGGCCCGGGGGGAGGCCCAGGGGGTCTGGGTGGAGGGCAAGGTCCAGCCCTTTTGGGAGTTCCCCGGGCCCTATTTCCGCCTCGAGGGCCGCCCTTACCGGGGTGGGGTGCGGCTTCTCGCCCAGGGAGGCAAGCTCCTTGTGATCAACTTGGTCCTCCTGGAGGACTACCTCCTCGGGGTCCTACCGGGGGAGATGCCCGAGGGCTTTCCCCTGGAGGCCCTGAAGGCCCAGGCGGTCCTGGCCCGCACCTTCGCCGTGAACCGCCTGAACCCCAAGGCGCCCTACGACCTCTGCGCGAGCGAGCTCTGCCAGGTCTACCTGGGCTTCGCCGCCGAGAAGCCCAAGCACGCCCAGGCGGTGGCCGCCACCCGTGGCCAGGTCCTGAGCTACGGGGGCAAGGCCATCTCCGCCCTGTACCACGCCGACTCTGGAGGCATGACGGCGGGGAGCGAGGAGGTGTTCCAAAAGGCTCTTCCCTACCTCCGCCCCCGGCCCGACCCCTACGCCAAGGGGCCCAAGAGCGCCTGGCGGGTTTCCGTGTCCAAGGAGGCGGCGGAGCAGGCCCTCAGGGCCTTGGGCTACACCCCTAAAGGGGAGGAGGCGCCCCAGGTGTTGGAGCGTAGCCCCTCGGGCCGGGCCTGGCGGGTGCGGCTTATGGGGGTGGAGGTATGGGGTCCGGAGGCCCAGCGCCTCCTCCGCCTCATGGGCCTTCCCTCCGCCTTGGCCGAGTTCCAAGGCTTTGAGGCGGTGGGCCGGGGGGCGGGGCACGGGGTGGGGCTTTCCCAGTGGGGGGCCAAGGGGATGGCGGAGGCGGGCTTTGACCACCGGGAGATCCTGGGCCACTACTTCCCCGGCACCTTCCTCTCCGAGCTCCTCCTGGCGGGGGTGCCCTAG
- the bshC gene encoding bacillithiol biosynthesis cysteine-adding enzyme BshC, whose product METQVLAHLLGLPQGEEALKERLGREGHPRLSSALAAYLKRLQAPREALAALEGLGRGAVVTGQQAGLLGGPALTFYKAHTALGLAARVGAAPVFWVASQDHDVEEVRHLHLLVEEEVRSLSLPLPPLPAGRIPLAPYRQAVAEFLGPWSRDPRVAYALEGETLAEFFARTLLAFLGERGLIPFDPMAEELAFLFQEAVERELEDPLASAGAINREAERIRALGGKPPLKRKPGATNLFLETDQRRLLFYQEGAFTDGVRRYSKGELLEILRTDPSRLTPAAGLRPVFQDLVLPTAGFVVGPNEFRYVAELSGVYALYRIPMPALFLRLGALVLEPPIHRIVQGYRLDPWAFVEGGEDAFLEAVKGVLEGFGDLEAELSHLLEGVEALGQKARALEPTLERPFRRFQARLRGEGERLLKKLLRARMGRDAVLLHHLERLRRHLLPRGLPQERVYPFAMYALRHPEALQRLEEAPILGRATLVLG is encoded by the coding sequence ATGGAAACCCAGGTCCTGGCCCACCTTTTGGGCCTACCCCAGGGGGAAGAGGCCCTTAAAGAGCGCCTGGGCCGGGAGGGTCATCCCCGTCTCTCCTCGGCGCTTGCCGCCTACCTGAAGCGCCTCCAGGCTCCGCGGGAGGCCTTGGCCGCCCTCGAGGGCCTGGGGCGGGGTGCGGTGGTCACGGGCCAGCAGGCGGGGCTTCTGGGGGGGCCCGCCCTCACCTTCTACAAGGCCCACACCGCCTTGGGCCTGGCAGCAAGGGTGGGGGCGGCGCCCGTCTTCTGGGTGGCCTCCCAGGACCATGACGTGGAGGAGGTGCGCCATCTCCATCTCCTGGTGGAGGAGGAGGTGCGCTCCCTATCCCTACCCCTGCCTCCCCTGCCCGCGGGGCGGATCCCCCTTGCCCCCTACCGGCAGGCGGTGGCGGAGTTCCTGGGGCCTTGGTCCCGGGACCCCCGGGTGGCTTACGCCCTGGAGGGGGAAACCCTGGCCGAGTTTTTCGCCCGCACCCTCTTGGCCTTCCTGGGGGAGCGGGGCCTCATCCCCTTTGACCCCATGGCCGAGGAGCTGGCCTTCCTCTTTCAGGAGGCCGTGGAGCGGGAGCTGGAGGATCCCCTGGCCAGCGCCGGGGCCATCAACCGGGAGGCGGAGCGCATCCGTGCCCTAGGGGGCAAGCCTCCCTTGAAGCGCAAACCGGGGGCCACCAATCTTTTTCTGGAAACAGATCAAAGAAGGCTCCTTTTTTACCAGGAAGGGGCCTTTACCGACGGGGTGCGGCGCTATAGCAAAGGGGAGCTTCTGGAGATCCTGCGGACTGATCCCAGCCGCCTCACCCCGGCCGCGGGTCTAAGGCCGGTGTTCCAGGACCTGGTTTTGCCCACGGCAGGCTTTGTGGTGGGCCCCAACGAGTTCCGGTATGTGGCCGAGCTCTCCGGGGTCTACGCCCTTTACCGCATCCCCATGCCCGCCTTGTTTCTCCGCCTGGGGGCTTTGGTTTTGGAGCCCCCCATCCACCGCATTGTGCAGGGGTACCGCCTGGACCCCTGGGCGTTCGTGGAAGGGGGGGAGGATGCCTTCCTGGAGGCGGTCAAGGGGGTGCTGGAGGGGTTTGGGGACCTCGAGGCGGAGCTCTCCCACCTCTTGGAGGGGGTGGAGGCCCTGGGCCAGAAGGCCCGCGCCCTGGAGCCCACCTTGGAAAGGCCCTTCCGCCGCTTCCAGGCCCGGCTCAGGGGGGAGGGGGAAAGGCTTTTGAAGAAGCTTCTCCGCGCCCGCATGGGGCGGGATGCGGTCCTCCTCCACCATCTGGAGCGCCTCAGGCGGCACCTTTTGCCGAGGGGCCTGCCTCAGGAACGGGTTTACCCCTTCGCCATGTACGCCTTGCGCCATCCGGAAGCCCTCCAAAGGCTTGAGGAGGCCCCCATCCTGGGAAGGGCCACCCTGGTTTTGGGCTGA